The Negativicutes bacterium region ATTTTTCGTCAGGCAGGAGGCGAATCCGTATGAGACCGCTCAAAGTCGTCATGTCTGCTTTTGGTCCATATGCTGCCAGAACGGAACTTGATTTGCAGGCTTTTGGCGGGCAGGGTCTTTTTTTAATCAGCGGTGATACCGGCGCCGGTAAAACCACGGTTTTTGATGCCATCGCTTTTGCTTTGTTCGGAGAAGCCAGCGGTTCTACCCGCAGTGTGGATTCTCTGCGCAGCGATTTTGCCGAAGCCGACTGCAAGACGTATGTGGAATTGCTCTTTGTCCATAAAGGAAAAGCATATACCATCAAGCGAAATCCCAGCTATTTACGTCCGAAAAAGCATAAAAATGGTTTTACGACAGAAAACGCAGAGGCAGTGCTGACCATGCCGGACGGCGGCATCATTACAGGCGCCAGGGAAGTCACCGCAAAAATCACAGATTTGCTGGGAGTCGACTACAAACAATTTAAACAGATCGCCATGATTGCCCAAGGCGAATTCCTGCAGTTATTACTGGCCGACAGCAGAACACGCGGTGAGATTTTCCGGCGGGTTTTCAACACGGAAGTATTTCAGACCGCTCAGGAACTCCTGAAGGAGAAAGAAAAAGCGGCCAGGCGTCATTGTGAGAGCAATCAGCAAAGTATTTTGCAGTATATGGCAGGGATTCTCCTGACCGAAGAGGCAGAAAACCAACCGCTGGCGGCGCTGCAGGCAAGACAGGATGTCTACAGCGCAGAGGATGTGCTAAGCTTGCTGCAGGAACAGAATGCCAGCGATACGCGGCTGCAAGAGCAATTGCTGCAGGAGAGCAGAAAAAATGAACAAGCCATGGCTTTATTGATTGCTCAAAGAACCGAGGCTGAATTCATCAATCAAGCTTTTATGGACCTGTACAATGCAGAAGCGCGTCAGAAGGAATTAGCGGCCGAGGAGACCGATATTTTGCTGCGCAAGCAAGAATTGCTGGTAGCTGAGCAAGCGCTTCGCCTGGTGCGGCCATTACAGCTTGATTTCCTGCGGGAAGAAAAACTCTCAGCTGATTTAAAGCAGAGCGTGGAAGAGCTGTCTGCCGTAGTGGCAAGTCAATGGACGCAAACGGAATATCTGCGGCAAATTTACCAGACAGAAAAGAGCAGAGAACCGCAGCGGGAGCAATTGATGGCTGTTTTGGATCAGCTGGAAAAAACACTGCCGCAATATGATGCGGTCAGTAAATTAAAACAAAAAATGCAGCAGCTGACTGCAAATAAGAAGCAAATTCAAGAAGATTTGCAGCGGCTGCAGCAAAACCAGCAGAGTGTGCTCGAGCAGAAAAGCGCTTTCCAGGTTGAATTGGATCAATTGGTATCGGCGGAAGTTGAGCTGGCGCGCTGCGAACAAGAGACACAGCTGCTGCAAAACAGAGAAACGGATTTACGGCAGCTGCAAATAAAATTGCTGAAATTCAAAGCCCTGCAAGCGGAATCTGAGCAGCTGCAGCAGCGGTATCTGGCGGCAGAAAAGCTCTTCCAGCAAGCGGAGGCCGATTATAATCAGAAAACGAGTGCATTTTTTCGGGAACAGGCAGGGATTCTGGCAGCTACTCTGGAAGACGGAAAGGCTTGCCCTGTTTGCGGTTCCTTGCAACACCCACAAAAGGCAGTGGCTTCCCAGGGAGCACCCGGCGAAACGGAATTGAATCAAGCAAAGCAAAAAAGTCAAAACAGCCGCGACAAAATGCAGACAGCCAGCGAAGCGGCGGCTGCGAAGCGGACGGAAATGCAGTCGCTGCAGGAATTTTTGCTTCAGGATGTACAACGCTGTACGGCGGAAGAAGCGGATTTTCTGTCGCAAGCACAGCTGATGGAACATACCGGTTTGGCGCTGACCGCTTGCCGGGAGCAAACAGCGAAGAATCAAGAGCTGAGGCTGCGTCTGCAAAAAGCGGTGGAACGCAAAGCGCTGTGCCGGAAGAATCTGATCCTATTGGAAAAGACCAATACGGAGAATACGGCACTTATGGCAGAAAAGGAACAGTTGCTGCAGGGGCTCGCTACCGAATTAGCTGCTATCTTTGGCGAACTGAGCGTTCTGCAGGCTGCTCTTGTTTTTGCTTCCCGTGAAGAGGCGGAAGCAAAAGCAGTCCTCTGGCGACAGGAAGTGACTCAACTCAAGACCGCTGTGCAAGCAGCAGAAGATAATTTCAATCAGGCGCAGGCAGAATGGCAGAGTCAGCAGGCGGTGCTGGCAGATCAAAGAGTCCGTGCCGCAGCGGCGCAAGTACAGAGCGCCGAAACCGCCGCAATCTACCGGAAGAAACGGGCGGAATGCGGTTTTACCGATGAACAAAGCTATCTGCAAGCCCTGCGGACAGAAGCAGAAATCAAAGCAATTCGGGAAAGTATTGAGCTCTATCAGAATGAGCAAAAGCATCTTCAGCAGGAATTGCTCCGGCTGTCTCAAGCTACCAAAGGTAAAGCGAAGCAGGATCTCAGCGTCCTGGAACGTGAAAAAGCGTCTTTGAGCGTACAGAAAAATGCGATCGACAGCAAAGCGAAAACGGTCACGACGCGTTCCGGAGTCAATCAGACCGCAGCGATGGCTTTAGCGAAAGCGCTGCAAGAGCAGCGCTTCTGTCAAGCGGAATATTTATTGATCTCGGATCTTTCCAAAACGGCAAATGGCAATCTGGTTGGCAAGCAGAAAATAGCATTTGAACAATATGTGCAGTTCGCTTATTTCAACCAGATTTTAGCGGAAGCAAATAAAAGACTGCGTCTGATGTCCGGCAATCGCTTCGAATTGTTCCGCAGCGAGGAAAACGGCAATTTACACACACTGACAGGTTTGGAAATTGATGTTTTGGATCACTATACCGGAAAATTGCGCTCGGTAAAATCCTTGTCCGGCGGCGAGTCTTTCAAAGCTTCCCTGGCATTGGCTTTGGGCTTATCCGATGTGATCCAGAGTTATGCCGGCGGCGTGGAAATTGATACGCTGTTCATTGATGAAGGTTTTGGTGCGTTGGATGCGGAATCGCTGGAACAGGCGATTCAAACGCTGAACAACCTGGCGATGGGTAACCGATTGGTCGGTATTATTTCTCATGTCAGCGAATTGAAAGAACGGATCGATCAACAAATCATCATCAAAAAAAGTCATACCGGCAGCAGCATCAGCATCAAATGCTGAGAACTGTTTCGGATTGGCAGCATCCCGCGATCCGGTGATAGGTATTATCCCATGCGGGAGAATCCGTCCATTTCAAGGCTTCGGGCATGATGTCCATCGTAATTGCACTCACCTGCCTGCCAAAATAGAGGTATTGTACAAAAGCCATGGCAAAATCAATCTCTTTGGTGTGATTATTTCTACGGAGATCTGCGCGGGGAAGCTTGGAAAGCGACGGAATTGCTGCGCAGGCTCCGCTCTGATCAAGCAGGTGTTCTGATTGACATCCGTCCGCAAGTCAGTGGGGAAGGTTTTGTTGCTTTGCTCAGCCGGGGGCCAGGTGCTTGTCAGGGCATCGCGAACCAGGCGGGGCGACGATGCCCTGGGAAATTCGTAATTGGGTGACCAGTCTTCAGGCGGATGTGATATTTGTTTCACCCGGTGATGATCTCCGTTTGCCGGAATCTGTGGGTACCGTCATTGAAGTTGAATTGAAAAGCAGATAATTGTAGATTTTTTGTTAACGCAGAAGGGATTCCTTCTCTCCATATAGAAGTTAACAAAATGCTGTGGTGGGTTTTTAGAGAACAAAGTAAAAAAAGGCAGGTCAGCTGAATCACCGCCTGGTTCTGAACCGGAAAACAATAATTTACCGGTTCCGCTGCAGTAAAACAACACAGCAATACTTTGGGGATAACAAGGAAATGCGGCTTGTCCGCAAGCGAAACGGGATATTTTCAGAGACTGAAGGCAGAGGAGTGTTAACCATGTTGGAAGCTCAATTTGATATGCATGAAATTACCAAAATAAAAGTAGTCGGTGTAGGCGGCGGCGGCAGCAATGCCGTGGATCGTATGATTTCTGCCGGTTTAAAAGGGGTTGAATTCATTGCCATCAATACCGATGGGCAGGTTTTATCGCATTCCCTGGCCGATCAAAAGCTGCAGATCGGCTTCAAGCTGACGCATGGTCAGGGGGCTGGCGGCAATCCGGAAATTGGTTTTCAGGCCGCCGAAGAAAGCCGCGACGAAATTCAGCGTATTCTCAAAGGCGCCGATATGGTCTTTATCACTGCCGGGATGGGTGGCGGTACCGGAACCGGCGCCGCTTCTGTTGTAGCGGAAGTATCGAAGGATATGGGTGCTTTAACGATCGGGGTGGTCACCAAGCCGTTTGCGTTTGAAGGACGTCGGCGCGCTACGCAAGCCGAAGCCGGCATCAGCCATTTAAGAGAAAAAGTGGATGCGCTGATTACAATTCCCAATGAACGGCTGATCAAAGTGATCGATAAAAAAACCTCTTTGCTGGATGCTTTTAAGATGGTAGATGAAGTGCTGCGCCAGGGAGTCCAGGGGATCTCTGAATTGATTATCGTGCCGGCCATTATCAACCTCGATTTTGCCGATGTTTCCACCATTATGCGCAACTCCGGTTCCGCCATCATGGGAATCGGCTATGGTCAGGGTGAAGGGCGCGCAACGGAAGCTGCTAAGATGGCAATTTCTTCACCGCTGCTGGAAATGTCAATTCAAGGCGCCCGCGGTGTTTTATTGGATATCGCCGGAGGACCTGATTTTACTTTATTTGAAACTGATGAAGCTGCCGCCATCATCGCCGAAGCGGCAGACCCGGAAGCGAATATTATCTGGGGTGCCCGCATTGAAGAAAAATTGAAAGATCAGGTCCGGATTACAGTGGTGGCTACCGGTTTTGATCAGTCGATGCCCAAGACACCTTATTTTGATAAGAACAGCCGCATAGAAGTGCAGACCCAAAAGGGGTTTGCCGCTAAAAATGTTGCTCCGATAACGGAGGAAGCACTGGCTGGATTAAGTGTGCCGCCCTTCCTGCAGAAGAAATAGCTTTTACAAAATCAGAAAAATTCCTCGGGCTGTCAGGCTGCGGGGAATTTTTAGTTTGGCGATGGAACTTATTTTCACTCAAAAAAGGAATTGAAGCGGAGGATGTCGTATTTAAAAAGAGCAGATATGCTTCTTTGGAGAGGGGGAACAGAGATGAATTGTCCGTTTTGTAATACGGCTGATAGTAAAGTGATCGATTCCCGCCCGATTGAAGAAGGAACCGCTATCCGGCGCCGCAGGGAGTGTATTCGTTGCCTCAGACGGTTTACCACGTATGAGAAAGTAGAGGAAATGGCCATGGTGGTAGTGAAGCGGGATGGCGGCCGTGAAGTCTTTGATCGTAATAAAATCTTAAACGGCTTACTGAAAGCATGCGAGAAGCGCTGTATCCCCATGGATACGCTCAACGAAATGGTCAATGATATTGAACTGGAGCTGCGCAATTCACTCAAGCAGGAGATTCCCAGCCGTGTGATCGGCGAAGCAGTGATGTGCCGCCTGAAAGAAGTGGATTCGGTCGCTTATGTGCGGTTCGCATCGGTCTATCGCCACTTTGAGGATATCGATCATTTTATTCTGGAACTGGAAAAATTAAACGGTGAAAAGAAAACGGAAGCATAGCGGTGATTGAGTGATGAAGAAGACACGCAAAACCCGTTCATCCAGGAGACGGTTAGCCAAAAAACGCCGCCGTTTCGTTCTGAAAGTTTTTATCTGCTTGTTGACAGCCGTCGGACTTTTTTTTCTCATCCGGGGCGGCATCACACTTTATCGCAGTTTTAATCTGAAAATGATGCGCAGCGAGCAATTCAGCGAAACAAAACTGATTGTCTCACATCCAAGCGAAGGCGTTATTTTGCGTGATGAAACAGTTGTGGTATCGCCTTACAGCGGTAAATGGCAGGCTCTGTGCGCAGAGGGCAGCAGTCTTACCGTTGCGGGGCAAGCTGCAGAGATTTACGATTATGCTGCCATTCGTAAGTATGAAGATGCCTTGCAGAAAATAGCGGAAAATCGGCTCCATGATTTAAACAGCTTCCAGTCCAAAACAGAGTATTATACAAAAACAATACAGGAAGTTGATACTGACATTGCCAATTTGACAAAGCAGAAATCGTCCGATAAGGTCAGGAATGATCCGGATGCACTCAGTCGGATCGACAAGCAGATTGAAACCTTAGAGGCAAATAAACTGACCTTACAGGCAGAGAAAGAAGCCCTTTCGGATAACCGGGCAACCTGGGATGCCGAAGAAGCACTGATCCAAACCGCTTTGAAAAAAGATGCAAAGATTGTTACAACACCTTATGAAGGGATCGTCAGTTTTATCTGTGACGGATACGAGGGATTGCTTTCCACAACCAGCGTCGGCTCGATCACCTTGCAGGATCTGAAATCGTTCCGGAATGCATCCGTTGTGCTGCATCAAAGAGAAGAAGAAATTACAGCGGGTCATCCGTTGTTTAAAGTGATCAAAACGCCATGGTATTGGTGCACAGCTTACGAAAATAATTATGGGCTGCAATTGCAGGCGGGTGATACGGCCACGCTGCTTTCATCGCTGGGCAATCAGATTAAGACCACTGTAGAGAGCATTGAGCTGCTGGAAACAGCTGCAATCGTCACGTATCGCTTCGATCAATTGCTGCCGGAGGCACTCTCCGATCGCTTTCAGAGTATGGCACTGATTGAAACCACTGCAACAGGTTACGATTTGCCATTGGCTGCCATTGTCAGCAAAGGCAAAATCAAAGGCGTTTATTGCGTGGAGAGCGGTGTTGTTACCTTTCAAGCGGTGGAAGTATTGCAGGAACGAGATGCGAGAGCTTATGTAAGCGGTTTGAGCGGGACAAAAGAAATTATTCTCAACCCGCGTTTCGCGATAGAAGGGATTCTGGTAAGCGGTGAATAACTTGAGTAGTATACAAGAAAACGTAATTCAAATTCAAGCGGAAATTGAGGCAGCCTGTCGCAGGGCGAATCGTGCAGCCAATGCAGTTACACTGATCGCGGTCAGTAAGACAGTCGGTCCGGAGGCAGTGCAGCAGGCAATCGAGGCCGGTCTGAATCACTTCGGTGAAAATAAAGCACAGGAATTCGTCGTTAAGGCGGCAGCTTTTCCTGATGCGCATTGGCATTTTATCGGTCATTTACAAACCAATAAGGTCAGGGGGATCGTGCATCAGGCAGAATTGATTCATTCTCTCGATCGCCTGGATTTGGCAGCGGAAATTCAGAAACGCGCCGGCGGGGCTCCGGTGCATTGCCTGCTGGAAGTGAATGTCGCGGCAGAAAGCAGTAAATTCGGTCTAAAATTAGATGAAGTTACAACATTCTGCCACAGTTTAAGCCGATTTCCCGCTATAATGGTGGATGGATTGATGACCATTGCTCCCGCTGCCGGTACGCCGGAGGAGATACGCTCGGTGTTCCGCTGCCTGCGGCAGAAAAGGGAGGAACTGCAGGCGTTGCGGTTGGCGCAAATTCCGTGTTTTTGGTTATCGATGGGGATGACCAACGATTATCCAATTGCGATAGAAGAAGGAGCGGATTTTGTCCGCATTGGCACCGGTATTTTTGGTAAACGTTCTTCGCAATAGACAAAGGAAAGGAATGATTTGAATGGCTGGCATCTTAAGTAAATTCTGGAATATGATCGGCTTGGGTGATGAAGAGGAATTGGAGGACGATTTCGAAGAGGAAAGCGAAGTCGTGGCCCCGATAGCTCAGCCGTTGGAGAAAAGATCGGAAGGCGTCAGGATTTTAAGTAAGACGGGCAATCCTGCACCGACACCGCCAGTCGGCAATGGCAATTCCGGCAACAATCTTTCAATCGGCAATAATGTTCTTACCAATAACGTGGTGTCCATGCCACCGAAAGGAAATACGATGATGAACGGAAATGAAAACTCCCGCCTGGTCGTCTATGCTCCCAATCGTTTTGAGGAAGTACAGGTTTTAGTCGATCATATGAAAGCGGATCGACCGGTGATTGTATCATTGGAAGGTCTGGATGGCGATCTGGCTCGTTCGATGTTGGATTTCATTTGCGGTGCAACCTACGCTTTAGAAGGAAGTATGCAAAAAGTCAGCGGCAATATTTTCCTGGTAGCTCCCAGAGATGTGGATGTTTCTTCGAATTTAAAGGAAGCATTGCTGGCACGTGATTCCTTGGTTCGCAAACATGATGAAAAGGGAGAAATGTCATGATCGGTCGTCTGCTCTCAACCCTGATCGAAGTGGTGAAATGGGTCATTCTGGTGCGCTTGTTTGCCGACTTATTTGTCCGTCCCCCCAAAAAAGACTGGCTGCTGACGCTGGAAAGATGGACAGAACCGTTGCTGGCACCGTTCCGCCGTTTCCTGAAACCAATTGAATTTGGCAGCGGCTACATT contains the following coding sequences:
- a CDS encoding SMC family ATPase, which codes for MRPLKVVMSAFGPYAARTELDLQAFGGQGLFLISGDTGAGKTTVFDAIAFALFGEASGSTRSVDSLRSDFAEADCKTYVELLFVHKGKAYTIKRNPSYLRPKKHKNGFTTENAEAVLTMPDGGIITGAREVTAKITDLLGVDYKQFKQIAMIAQGEFLQLLLADSRTRGEIFRRVFNTEVFQTAQELLKEKEKAARRHCESNQQSILQYMAGILLTEEAENQPLAALQARQDVYSAEDVLSLLQEQNASDTRLQEQLLQESRKNEQAMALLIAQRTEAEFINQAFMDLYNAEARQKELAAEETDILLRKQELLVAEQALRLVRPLQLDFLREEKLSADLKQSVEELSAVVASQWTQTEYLRQIYQTEKSREPQREQLMAVLDQLEKTLPQYDAVSKLKQKMQQLTANKKQIQEDLQRLQQNQQSVLEQKSAFQVELDQLVSAEVELARCEQETQLLQNRETDLRQLQIKLLKFKALQAESEQLQQRYLAAEKLFQQAEADYNQKTSAFFREQAGILAATLEDGKACPVCGSLQHPQKAVASQGAPGETELNQAKQKSQNSRDKMQTASEAAAAKRTEMQSLQEFLLQDVQRCTAEEADFLSQAQLMEHTGLALTACREQTAKNQELRLRLQKAVERKALCRKNLILLEKTNTENTALMAEKEQLLQGLATELAAIFGELSVLQAALVFASREEAEAKAVLWRQEVTQLKTAVQAAEDNFNQAQAEWQSQQAVLADQRVRAAAAQVQSAETAAIYRKKRAECGFTDEQSYLQALRTEAEIKAIRESIELYQNEQKHLQQELLRLSQATKGKAKQDLSVLEREKASLSVQKNAIDSKAKTVTTRSGVNQTAAMALAKALQEQRFCQAEYLLISDLSKTANGNLVGKQKIAFEQYVQFAYFNQILAEANKRLRLMSGNRFELFRSEENGNLHTLTGLEIDVLDHYTGKLRSVKSLSGGESFKASLALALGLSDVIQSYAGGVEIDTLFIDEGFGALDAESLEQAIQTLNNLAMGNRLVGIISHVSELKERIDQQIIIKKSHTGSSISIKC
- a CDS encoding YggS family pyridoxal phosphate-dependent enzyme — protein: MSSIQENVIQIQAEIEAACRRANRAANAVTLIAVSKTVGPEAVQQAIEAGLNHFGENKAQEFVVKAAAFPDAHWHFIGHLQTNKVRGIVHQAELIHSLDRLDLAAEIQKRAGGAPVHCLLEVNVAAESSKFGLKLDEVTTFCHSLSRFPAIMVDGLMTIAPAAGTPEEIRSVFRCLRQKREELQALRLAQIPCFWLSMGMTNDYPIAIEEGADFVRIGTGIFGKRSSQ
- a CDS encoding YggT family protein; protein product: MIGRLLSTLIEVVKWVILVRLFADLFVRPPKKDWLLTLERWTEPLLAPFRRFLKPIEFGSGYIDLSPVILFFVLSLLQSLVSWLF
- the ftsZ gene encoding cell division protein FtsZ, yielding MLEAQFDMHEITKIKVVGVGGGGSNAVDRMISAGLKGVEFIAINTDGQVLSHSLADQKLQIGFKLTHGQGAGGNPEIGFQAAEESRDEIQRILKGADMVFITAGMGGGTGTGAASVVAEVSKDMGALTIGVVTKPFAFEGRRRATQAEAGISHLREKVDALITIPNERLIKVIDKKTSLLDAFKMVDEVLRQGVQGISELIIVPAIINLDFADVSTIMRNSGSAIMGIGYGQGEGRATEAAKMAISSPLLEMSIQGARGVLLDIAGGPDFTLFETDEAAAIIAEAADPEANIIWGARIEEKLKDQVRITVVATGFDQSMPKTPYFDKNSRIEVQTQKGFAAKNVAPITEEALAGLSVPPFLQKK
- a CDS encoding cell division protein SepF, with amino-acid sequence MAGILSKFWNMIGLGDEEELEDDFEEESEVVAPIAQPLEKRSEGVRILSKTGNPAPTPPVGNGNSGNNLSIGNNVLTNNVVSMPPKGNTMMNGNENSRLVVYAPNRFEEVQVLVDHMKADRPVIVSLEGLDGDLARSMLDFICGATYALEGSMQKVSGNIFLVAPRDVDVSSNLKEALLARDSLVRKHDEKGEMS
- the nrdR gene encoding transcriptional regulator NrdR, which translates into the protein MNCPFCNTADSKVIDSRPIEEGTAIRRRRECIRCLRRFTTYEKVEEMAMVVVKRDGGREVFDRNKILNGLLKACEKRCIPMDTLNEMVNDIELELRNSLKQEIPSRVIGEAVMCRLKEVDSVAYVRFASVYRHFEDIDHFILELEKLNGEKKTEA